The Crocosphaera subtropica ATCC 51142 genome includes a window with the following:
- the uvrC gene encoding excinuclease ABC subunit UvrC — translation MLDHQIRLLPHEPGVYLMRDYQGDILYIGKSKRLRSRVRSYFQPGQDHSPRIALMVQQVANIEFIVTDTEAEALALEANLIKQHQPYFNVLLKDDKKYPYVCITWSEAYPRIFITRKRRLNHPRDRYYGPYVDTHLLRQTLRLVKRVFPLRQRPRPLFKDRPCLNYDIGRCPGVCQGLISPEDYHKIVEKVAMIFQGRTEELLEKLSAQMELAANQLKFEQAGQIRDQIKAVQGLGIDQKVTLPDDTISRDAIALAADDNYTCIQLFQIRAGRLVGRLGFFADTVSGTPESILQRVLEEHYLQVDAVEIPSEILVQYPLPETDILANWLGKKKGKKVNIIVPQKQQKAELIRLVERNAGYELENTKRHAQQNLLALEDLAQLLDLSSLPHRIEGYDISHIQGSNAVASQVVFIDGVSAKQSYRHYKIKNPNITIGHSDDFASLAEVLSRRFRSYQNKSETELLQLEDYPDLIMIDGGKGQLSSVIKILENMNLVPPLQVISLAKKREEIFLPGQSQPVTSHPEQAGVQLLRKVRDEAHRFAVTFHRQQRLKKSRHSRLDDIPGLGFQRQKQLLAHFHSIDYIREASIEKLQEVSGVGPALAREIYDYFHPN, via the coding sequence ATGTTAGACCATCAGATCAGATTGCTTCCCCATGAACCTGGGGTCTATTTAATGCGAGATTATCAAGGTGATATTCTTTACATTGGTAAATCTAAACGATTGCGATCGCGGGTTCGTTCTTATTTTCAACCTGGTCAAGATCATAGTCCTCGCATTGCTTTGATGGTTCAACAGGTGGCTAATATTGAGTTTATTGTCACGGATACCGAAGCCGAAGCGTTAGCGTTAGAAGCTAATCTCATTAAACAACATCAACCCTACTTTAATGTTTTACTCAAAGATGATAAGAAATATCCTTATGTTTGTATTACTTGGTCTGAAGCTTATCCGAGGATTTTTATTACCCGTAAACGTCGCTTAAATCATCCACGGGATCGCTATTATGGTCCTTATGTGGATACCCATTTACTTCGTCAAACGTTACGGTTGGTGAAACGGGTTTTTCCCCTTCGTCAACGGCCTCGACCATTATTTAAAGATCGTCCTTGTTTAAATTATGATATTGGTCGTTGTCCTGGGGTGTGTCAAGGGTTAATTTCTCCTGAAGACTATCATAAAATAGTAGAAAAAGTGGCCATGATCTTTCAGGGAAGAACGGAGGAATTATTAGAAAAATTATCAGCACAAATGGAGTTAGCAGCTAATCAGTTAAAGTTTGAACAAGCTGGGCAAATTCGAGATCAAATTAAAGCTGTTCAAGGGTTAGGAATCGACCAAAAAGTAACCTTGCCGGATGATACCATTTCAAGGGATGCGATCGCTTTAGCTGCCGACGATAATTATACCTGTATTCAATTATTCCAAATTCGTGCCGGACGATTAGTGGGACGGTTGGGCTTTTTTGCCGATACGGTTTCAGGCACACCCGAAAGCATTTTACAACGGGTTTTAGAAGAACATTATTTACAAGTTGATGCTGTGGAAATTCCCAGTGAAATTTTAGTGCAGTACCCACTCCCTGAAACCGATATTTTAGCGAATTGGTTAGGCAAAAAGAAAGGCAAAAAAGTCAATATTATTGTTCCTCAGAAACAGCAAAAAGCGGAATTAATTCGTTTAGTAGAACGTAATGCCGGGTATGAATTAGAAAATACAAAACGTCATGCTCAACAAAATTTATTAGCCTTAGAAGATTTAGCCCAATTATTAGATTTATCCAGTCTTCCCCATCGTATTGAAGGGTATGATATTTCCCATATTCAAGGGTCAAATGCTGTTGCCTCTCAAGTCGTTTTTATTGATGGGGTTTCGGCGAAACAATCCTATCGTCATTACAAGATAAAAAATCCTAATATTACGATAGGTCATTCCGATGATTTTGCTAGTTTAGCTGAAGTTTTAAGTCGTCGTTTTCGTTCTTACCAAAATAAGTCAGAAACTGAGTTATTACAGTTAGAAGATTATCCCGATTTAATTATGATTGATGGAGGAAAAGGTCAACTTTCATCGGTAATAAAAATTTTAGAAAATATGAATCTTGTTCCTCCTTTACAAGTGATTAGTCTAGCTAAAAAAAGAGAAGAAATTTTCTTACCTGGTCAATCTCAACCTGTAACATCTCATCCCGAACAAGCAGGGGTTCAATTATTAAGAAAAGTTCGAGACGAAGCTCATCGATTTGCTGTAACCTTTCATCGTCAACAACGGTTAAAAAAAAGCCGTCATTCTCGTTTAGATGATATTCCAGGGTTAGGGTTTCAGCGACAAAAACAACTACTTGCTCATTTTCATTCGATTGATTATATTCGAGAAGCTTCTATCGAAAAGTTGCAAGAAGTGTCAGGAGTTGGTCCAGCTTTAGCAAGAGAAATTTATGATTATTTTCACCCTAATTAA
- a CDS encoding EAL domain-containing protein translates to MVQNRFSLDTIDRSFINEVTNNTASANIVEGILYLSQKLNLTTTAEGIETPEQKDFLQNSGCQYAQGYLCSLPLSSDNVISFIRKQCKL, encoded by the coding sequence ATGGTTCAAAATCGTTTTTCTTTAGATACTATTGATCGATCTTTTATTAATGAGGTAACCAACAATACAGCATCCGCAAATATCGTTGAAGGAATTCTTTATTTAAGTCAAAAACTCAATTTAACAACCACAGCAGAAGGCATTGAAACCCCTGAACAAAAAGACTTTTTACAAAATAGTGGTTGTCAATATGCTCAAGGCTATTTATGTTCTCTTCCTTTATCTTCTGATAATGTTATTAGTTTCATCAGGAAACAGTGCAAATTATGA
- a CDS encoding CHRD domain-containing protein encodes MNPHHHSLLTLVKGILKQKSLAVTCTSGMALALSFPLSTNAMVLNFQADLTGDQEVPPVLTTAQGSAEGTLTGAPGSYVFTYEINYSGLSSPIAPIGATGGHIHNAPAGFNGPIVHILDTDFFDYTGTTEGTIIGDWRFDDATNPLTDLLADSLKSGNLYFNLHTENFNGGEIRGQITSVPEPNALLGFGLLAGTAFGFRKKQRQR; translated from the coding sequence ATGAATCCTCATCATCACTCGCTATTAACTCTTGTCAAAGGAATTTTAAAACAGAAATCTTTAGCCGTAACCTGTACCTCTGGGATGGCCTTAGCACTGTCTTTTCCTCTATCGACTAATGCTATGGTGCTTAACTTTCAGGCTGATCTTACCGGCGATCAAGAAGTTCCTCCTGTACTCACTACTGCACAAGGAAGTGCTGAGGGAACTTTAACCGGAGCCCCTGGCAGTTATGTCTTTACTTATGAAATTAATTACTCTGGCTTAAGCAGTCCCATTGCTCCTATCGGTGCTACTGGAGGTCATATTCATAATGCTCCTGCCGGCTTCAATGGACCCATTGTCCACATTTTAGATACAGATTTCTTTGATTATACTGGCACTACCGAAGGAACTATCATCGGAGATTGGCGATTTGATGATGCCACCAATCCCTTAACCGATCTCCTTGCCGATTCTTTAAAATCTGGCAACTTGTACTTTAATCTCCATACCGAAAACTTCAATGGTGGCGAAATCAGGGGACAAATCACTTCTGTTCCTGAACCTAATGCCCTTCTGGGTTTTGGCCTTCTTGCTGGAACAGCTTTTGGCTTTAGAAAAAAACAGCGTCAAAGATAA
- a CDS encoding transposase: MGRQSTRSLIRTIRSFILNLVLSQRKKGRKPILQVIIDLTTLEKVGKFPHLKDLVRVYNHKKGLHIVVLYLVIGNWRIPWSFRVYRGKGTPSPSQLALKLLNTLPSILTESFQIYVLGDTAFGTIQFIEKIRSKEFNHHGILGIPNRRKLTDGRKVSDLKNRGQQVYLHGLAFPVFVSWVWLKRNGKRVKRFVISTKPMKGKTITRWGKYRWQIEGFFKTAKHQFSLHRFGQKTLLGVYRWLILSFLSYILAYLTYLHNNNFDDLDWYDSAQQALVLLLPHILLLSLLRRLKLLNPWFYEHGLELCLVRCKM; the protein is encoded by the coding sequence GTGGGTCGGCAGTCGACTCGTTCTCTGATACGTACCATTCGTTCTTTTATTTTGAATCTTGTTTTATCCCAACGAAAAAAAGGAAGAAAACCCATTTTACAAGTTATCATAGATTTAACTACCTTAGAAAAAGTTGGGAAGTTTCCTCATCTAAAAGACTTAGTTAGAGTCTATAATCATAAGAAGGGTTTACATATTGTTGTTCTTTACTTAGTTATAGGAAATTGGCGAATCCCTTGGAGTTTTCGTGTTTATAGAGGTAAAGGTACTCCATCGCCATCTCAATTGGCTTTGAAATTACTGAACACATTACCTTCTATTTTAACAGAATCTTTTCAGATTTATGTCTTAGGAGATACAGCCTTTGGGACTATCCAATTTATTGAAAAAATCCGCAGTAAAGAGTTTAATCATCACGGCATATTAGGCATACCCAATCGAAGAAAATTAACCGATGGGCGTAAAGTATCTGATTTGAAAAATCGTGGACAACAAGTATATCTGCATGGCTTAGCTTTCCCAGTATTTGTCTCATGGGTTTGGCTGAAACGTAATGGGAAACGAGTGAAACGATTTGTTATTTCAACTAAACCAATGAAGGGAAAAACTATCACCAGATGGGGTAAATACCGATGGCAAATTGAAGGTTTCTTTAAAACGGCTAAACATCAGTTTAGTCTTCACCGTTTTGGTCAAAAAACTTTGCTAGGGGTTTATCGTTGGTTAATTCTTTCTTTTCTGTCTTATATATTAGCATATTTGACCTATTTACACAATAACAATTTTGATGATTTAGATTGGTATGATTCAGCCCAACAAGCCTTAGTTTTGCTACTCCCTCACATTTTACTCCTTTCTCTTCTCAGGAGGTTAAAGTTACTAAATCCTTGGTTTTATGAACACGGTTTGGAACTTTGTCTCGTCAGGTGCAAGATGTGA